In one Candidatus Nitronereus thalassa genomic region, the following are encoded:
- a CDS encoding FAD-dependent monooxygenase has product MDIQTDVVVVGAGGGGAILGLILAKQGIKTLVVEQSPGPPTGLRGEILQPNGQQILDQLELLDKLPKEAVQSVRHFHFRQMGGERLCTIDYDLLPPPYNRALVTLPNAVHHAVLAELEKHNPGGLWYDTSFKSLVKTGNTVTGVEAQTQGTPVRISAKVTVGADGPFSRVRDTLGISTQLHRYKESYLISILPCPEKLEESQYFLGENEILGVFPAAGHQVYVFYMIASNSLQAVKQEGIESLQRKWKAIYPGLARTFENLQSWEQTAYMGTGRARAKTWVADGAVLIGDAAHGMNPHASQGRMQAMADAVVLAKVLSSCFSQDDFTANALKTFEAQRRPQVEMLQRLADEEVLFWNTGNPLLAWLRNRVFSTLDHNRRLQYQVLTATAGLRKTPPFGMIDRLQAAGFLPDPRANQLPSQAGFH; this is encoded by the coding sequence ATGGATATTCAAACCGATGTGGTGGTCGTAGGCGCTGGAGGAGGCGGCGCAATCCTTGGCCTGATCCTCGCCAAACAGGGCATCAAAACTTTGGTTGTGGAACAAAGTCCTGGCCCACCAACCGGGCTACGGGGCGAGATTCTTCAACCCAACGGCCAGCAAATCCTTGATCAATTAGAACTTTTGGACAAGCTTCCCAAAGAGGCGGTCCAATCCGTTCGACATTTTCATTTTCGGCAAATGGGCGGGGAACGATTATGTACCATTGATTATGATCTCCTTCCACCGCCTTATAACCGTGCATTGGTAACGCTTCCAAATGCTGTCCACCATGCCGTGCTTGCCGAACTTGAAAAACACAACCCTGGTGGGCTGTGGTATGACACGAGCTTTAAATCACTGGTCAAAACAGGGAATACGGTCACCGGAGTCGAGGCCCAAACCCAAGGAACCCCCGTTCGCATTTCTGCCAAAGTGACGGTAGGCGCAGATGGCCCGTTTTCTCGTGTTCGTGACACTCTGGGCATTTCCACTCAATTGCATCGATACAAAGAAAGTTACCTGATTTCGATTCTCCCTTGTCCTGAAAAACTGGAAGAATCCCAGTACTTTCTTGGAGAAAATGAAATTCTTGGAGTGTTTCCCGCAGCCGGCCATCAGGTCTATGTGTTCTATATGATCGCCTCAAATTCGCTTCAGGCCGTGAAACAGGAAGGCATTGAAAGTTTGCAACGAAAGTGGAAAGCCATTTATCCAGGCCTCGCGCGCACCTTTGAGAATTTACAGTCTTGGGAACAAACCGCGTATATGGGGACGGGCCGTGCTCGAGCCAAAACCTGGGTAGCCGATGGCGCAGTGTTAATCGGAGATGCTGCCCATGGAATGAATCCCCATGCCTCACAAGGCCGGATGCAGGCCATGGCGGACGCTGTAGTGTTGGCCAAAGTGTTGTCCTCGTGTTTTTCACAAGACGACTTCACCGCCAACGCACTCAAAACCTTTGAGGCGCAACGGCGTCCACAAGTTGAGATGCTTCAGCGATTGGCGGATGAAGAGGTGTTGTTTTGGAATACAGGAAATCCGTTATTGGCTTGGCTTCGCAACCGGGTCTTTTCGACCTTAGATCACAATCGGCGATTGCAATATCAAGTCCTGACTGCAACTGCCGGATTGCGTAAGACACCGCCCTTTGGAATGATCGACCGACTGCAAGCAGCCGGATTTCTCCCTGATCCACGCGCGAATCAACTCCCATCTCAGGCAGGCTTTCACTAA